The region aaaggatcaaagttcaagtccaacctgggaaaaaaatgtttaagaccTCTTCTGAACTCACAGGTGAACTTGGTAGGACATATCTGTCCTACCAAGCTACatgagaggttgagatctggaggatcacagttatataacagcccaggcaagaaagcccttaAGAATTCATCTCATCAAAAGAAGCTGAATGCAGTGCTGTGCACCTGTGATCCCAAAAATGATGTGAAGCCAAAAATAGGCAGATCTCAGTCCAGGTATGCAACTGGGAAGAAATAGAGACTCCTAAACTAAAATTAACGTGTGAaaaaggctagaggtgtggctcagcataCCAAgctacaaggttctgagttcaaacttcagcaccacacaaataAAGTATGACTGAACATACAAAAGGCACTGGGAAAGCAGGCATTTGTTCCTATCAGTGGTACAAAAGTAAGTGTTTTAAAGGCATCATTGATAGCAAATAGGGTTTGAAAATAAATGCTTCAGGAAATAATCTACAGTAACTAAGGTCAAATAATTTGGTCCATCTTTTTCAATGTTTATCAGAGCTAGATTGTGAATATGTTCGAGGCTTAGATATAAGCTCATATTATTGAGCCAATGCTTTAGGAATTTATTTACATTAgattaaataacaataaaatataaaggaacAAAAATGATGGACACCATCTCTacactaatttattaagcaaaaatacttttaaactttattatttGCCATCTGTATTTTAGCCACACTTCATAAATACATATTAGCAATTCCATAAAAGCAGGCAGAATTTTTAAGGTACAACTTCTCGTTGCAACAAGATATACAGAAATAATGAGGTAATTCTATTTTGTGACCTTCTTTGCAACGTAACTAATCATCTATTCCAATTCCATATTAATCTATTTTTGATGGTAGCAAGTTATTACAAACTAAGTGGTTTAAAGCAACATTAATGTATTTGGTAGAAGCTGGATAGTGGCCTTATACCAAAtatgagtgttttgttttgttttgttttgtttttttgtttttttttttggccagtcctggggcttggactcagggcctgagcactgtccctggcttcttcttgctcaaggctagcactctgccacttgagccacagcgccacctctggccattttctttatatgtggtgctggagaatcgaacctagggcctcatgtatacgaggcaagcactcttgccactaggccatatccccagcccccaaatatgaGTTTTTATGAACTTAAAAACAACATACcctgggcacagtggttcatacctgtaatcctagctactcaggaggctgagatctgaggatcagagccagcccaggaaggaaagccttgagactcttatctccaattaaccaccagcaaacggGAAGTAGCATTATGGCTCTTGTGGTagagagctcaggggcagagcccaagcccaaagttccagccccaggaataaacaaacaaacaaaaaatccaaaggATCATCATACATGTGTCTGTGGTTAAGAAATCAAAACTCTTTTTAGAAGGCCCTAATTCTATCACTATAAGACTCTTTTTCAACTTTGCCAGCACTATTTTATCCACCTAATTTTTTCAATTTAGCTTTGTATCTTTTTTGACTCCACGATAGAAGAATAGTTGAGGTACTCAGGTTATAACCAACATGTACCAATTCTTTGATTCGACTTTTCAAAGTACTTACACTTGAGTCTAGAACCTGAGCACTTTTAATTACTTATGAAATACTAATTTTTTCTTCTATGAGACAGTCTATTTTATCATTAAACCTTTTATCTGACAAGAAGATTGCATCTGAGTACCCTAAGACAAATTTCCATACCTCCTCATTAGTATATCCAAGAGAAAacagattttcttttatatttgtgtagtttcttttGACATAGTTATTGGAAAGGTCTAGAATTCTAGCTCCTCCACCATATATCAGAAGCAAAACTTCCTCCTTGTCCAGGTTCAAAGTTGACTGTAAAAATTCAATGTTACCTTTCACCCACTTAGTGCTCTGAATTAAGATGAAAGGATTTTTAGAAATGatcttttggaaaaaaatctgTGGAATCATTGTGACCCGAGGACAAAGAGACTTCCTGCAAAAATTCAATCATCTATTTATTCAAATCAACAGTATTGGAGAAAGTACTAGGGACATTGATCAACCATCGACTAAGGTAATTACGGGTCAATCCAATTGAGTAGAGGTACTTTATATTATTCTCTAAATTTATGTTGCTATTGGACTGAATAAAGGACTCAGGAGAATGTTCcaaaatatttacaatttcaagGTCTGATGTCATAATCGTTCTCCATAGTTCCCACAGTTTTGAAAGGCTTTCAAGAGTTTGTGTTATGGCTCATGGATATCTTGAAATGATGATAGTAATCACTTCTTTCCTAGCTCCCTTTGACAAAAGGAACATCTTCAAAGTTTGCTCATCAGTTTCTACCCTACTAAAAACTCCAGGCTATCTTTTCTTTGCCTTGTCAATATCAACTCCTATGGTAAGTAAGTTGTTCAGCAGATCCTTGTTTTTCAAAAACTCATCTTCTTTATTATCACAATTCATACCAAATGACCTAAATGAAGCAGTCTTGAGGAATATTTCTGCTGAATACTGAATCATCCAACATCTTGAAGCAAAAAGAATGTTACTGCTCATATTGCACAGGTTTCTTGATGCCATGATGGTCAGGGAGTCAAGACCTTTTGGATGGCTgtgtaaaataatatatagagagaaagacaaatataaaGATAGATATAATAGATAAGATAGATAtaatagataatatatatatgtcacaAATGCCTGAATCATACAACTGATATGACCCTATAAGCATCATGGTCCTGTCTCTAAGAAAACACCTATGCCTCTACCTATCCTGATACAATGGTAACAGTTCAGCAACTACATTCTTACTCTCTACCTTACTGTTTACATTGGCTATCTGAGGACACAGGGATGATTCTACTTTTTCCTGCTTTTATCTTGCCCTTTTTATTTGACCCATATCCTCCTAGTTTCTAAACCTATGAGTACTCCTAAAAACTGCCATCATTTCTATCTTGTTCTCCACCTTCTCAGGTATTTCACCTTGTCTGGCCATATATACTAGATTTCTTTGCTTCTGGACTCCTGGTTCTCAAACTCCTAAATCTAGCCTTGAAAAACACACCTTGGGTTGTCTAATTTTCATCTTGAATATCTTGTTCTAGATACATGGTACCCTTTAAATCCACACTAGAATTACAGCCTCAATTCTTACCTTATATAGGCCACTGTCTCCTAATTCTAATCTTTCACTTAGTTTACAGTACTGTTCCTCATGATTATAATATAACACTTCTAAACCAATTTTTATCTTCAAAATGATCTAGTTGCAGATCTGGGGAGTATAACTCAGTGGTACAACTTATTGTTAGTATACATGAGGTCCAAGGCACAATCTtcaactaaagaaaaagaaaatgaagaaggagagaggaagaaggaaagaggagggtgagaagagaggaaggtgaggagggagtaaaaagaaaagagaggaaagggggctgggaatatggcctagtggtagattgcttgccttgtatacatgaagccctaggttcgattcctcagcaccacatatatagaaaaaggccagaagtggtgctgtggctcaagttggctgagtgctagccttgagcaaaaagaagccaggaacagtgctcaggccctgagttcaagccccacgactggccaaaaaatgaaaaaagaggaaagaaaggatggagagagggagggaggggaggaaggaggaagaaagggaggagaaaaatagatCTAATTGGTATGTTTAATTCAAGTCTCAATAGGTTGCTCAGGCTAACCTCGAACTCCggggctcaagtgatcctcccacctcagcaacttaagtagctggaattacagacatatgCAGCCATGCCCAACCTTTACATAAATGTTAACATGTTACTTTGGCCATCCTCCACTATATCATCACCATTATTACCCAAAATTAGGTTAGGGCCATATGAACCTGTTACACAACACAATTTCCAGCTTCTAGCAAGCCTCAGTAACTCATTTTCCTGATCATTTAGAAATGGAACATAAAATGTATGAATTTAAGTTATTATAATCATAGGTCTTACTAGGATAGGTGTATTCATTtgtagagaaatgcaaattaggAAAGATTTGTTCCTGAATCATATATCAAATTagtgggctgggggctgggaatgtgctctatcacctgagcacttttttttaatcacccacttttctggtggcttaatggagataagagtctcagactttcctgctcaggctggctttgaatcacagttgtcagatctcagtctcctttttagctaggattacaggtgtgggctaccaCTTCCTGGCTCAATATACAATTTTTAAACAATTATATTCTTTTTCAGAATGTaaatctgttacaaaaaaaacttaGTTCTTTACTTCTTTTTACTTACAAAAGGTTCTTACTTAGAGGAGATATTCTCTTTTGCCCCATTTCCTAAGTAAGCATAAAATAGGAAATAGAGATAAAGTTCCAATCCACCACTAACATTTTTGGTTTCAAGATACTACTTTCTCAATTTCAAAGAAAGCCTCTTTGCACTTATCCTATCCGTTActccaattttttaaatgttctcagGAATGCTAAGGAAATTCCTGTGGTTCACAGTCTACAGATTCCCAAATGATTGAGAAAAGATTTTTCAAAAATTGTAGCATCAAGTAACATTGTAACTCAAATGCATGGGACTCACAAAGTAAGTATCAAGCAACATAAGAACACATTTTTAGATAGATCTAAATTCTACTGAGCTTGCTAGTCTGTTTTGCTACAGTGCATACTATTCTATTACTACATACTCTTCTAAAAAtctgtgaaatttaaaaataagatcctTTTCTAACTTAAGACTGAAGACTACCTTGCACAGCTGTAGCCAGTTCTTTTCCAGATACTCAATGGTGACCTCTACTGGATAATAGAAGAAAAAGCACTGTAAGAGATCAGCCCACTGCTTTGTAAAGTGCATGACCGTACAGGATGTAGAGGTCATGATAGTAAAAACTTTATAATTGTCTTCATCTTTGAATATTTCCActctttacatatattttatagcaTGCATAGAACATAAGAAAACTGACAAGTATAAATCACtaaatatatacgtatatatgatgTAAATACTTtggattttgttcttttctttttttttttttttggtcagtcgtggggcttgaactctgtgcctggatgctgaccctgagctcttcagctcaaggttagcgctctaccacttgagccacagcaccacactaTACATACTTTAGTTAATGTACACAACCAAATGTGAAGTACAGGgagcacacttgtaatctcagcactggggtCGGTCACAAGTTTGAGTCAACCTGGGCTACAGTGTAAGCCTCAAAAACAAACCTCTGGTCCTGCTCACCCTTGCCCGTTCCAGTACCTTGCCTTCATTTAAGCTCACCTTTCTTTCACAAAGGCCTATCTTCTTGATGCCTATTGACAGTCCAAGGTTCCATATAAAATGCAATTTTCCCTCAAATTCTTAACCAATacttactttgaaaatatttacagaaCATAAACAAATAGATCTAGATCTAGGAGTGCAttcatcaatgaaaaaaaaaaatgttttgcgcTCCTCTCCACTGAAAATAGTCCTATAACATGTAACACAATGAACAGCTTAATGTAAAAGTCAGTTCAACTTCCTCAACCtagttttcaaaaatattaaatactcAATAATGACTCCAATCCACCCCCTCAAAGTTACTTTCTTACATTAACCTAAGGCACTGCTTTAAGGTCTAATGTTCAAATTTCACAAGCACGTCGAAAATACCTGCTTTCTGTAACTCATAACCTCGTCTATCTTTTGACACAAGGCCAGTACTGGGAGCTTTACCGCAATATATCTGTCACCTTATTTGTCTTAATAAGAGGGCTTTGCATCCCTCcagaaaaagtgaaaaacagctgcttactacacacacacacacacacctcataaaaagaaagggggaaatagTGTCAGGAGTTGGTAATAGAAATAAGTATCACTTTCTGCTAACACTGCATACCTCCGTGGAACTGTATTTTCGTCATTATAAGGGGATGGGCAAATATGACCGGGGGAAAGGGGACGGTATCAGAACCACAAATGTTTAGTAAAAGCAGAGGTGAGTGCTTTATACATTTTCTTCCTGGAACCCCCACAATTTAAAAGGCGGGCATTACACccctttaaaagaaaatgtgcaaAATCGGAAACGGCGCCAGGCTCCCTTCGGCATGTGAATGCACAGTGATTCACAGTAATTCCCTCCGCTCCCCGCCCGGAACAGCTCTGCCAGCAGCCGCGCTGGGGGACCCGAGCCGCCCAGTTCGAGATGGGGGCTGGCGATGCGGcgcaggctggcctcgaactcagAACTCTCCCTGTttcagcttccttccttcttcagacTTACAAAACAAacggagaaagaaagaaaaaaaaagcacatacaaACAGCGAGACTCCGACCTCATTCTGAATGACACACTAAAAAAGGTCACAGGAGTTACTGGCTTTTACTTCTTCCGCCGCCAGTACACTTAGCGGGACCCAGGGGGCGGAAGTGAAGGACACTAACTTCCGGTCCTAGACAGCGCGCAGCAATGACGCTATCGGTTCTGCGCACCCGGGCGGCCACGGCTCCATCCTCACTGGTAGGACTCGAGGCTGCCAGCAGAGGGCGCCAGGAGACCGCATTCAGGGCTGCACTGGACTGGAAGGTGGTTAAGGCCCCAGacttcatgcttttttttcctgcagcCAGAAaccaattcatttttcttttaccttaagATGACTCCCTACGTGATTTGTTGTTGACACTTGATGATGACAACTCTCTGGCTTTGTTGCTTTGTTAATGCTAAAAATTTACCTTGGGGAATTTAAATGTCTAATAATCTGATAACCAAGTAAGTGAAACTATTCGCTGCACTTCCGCCAGGTTTAAAAGAACTGAAAATGTATGATTTGTTTAGGTTCAAGTGTATAAACTGATGTATAGGAAGTGGCAccctggctcaactggtagaacaccagccttgagcacaaacaggctcagagacagcagccaggccctgagttcaagccccaggactggcaaaaagaaaaaggaaaacgaaAATAAACTGATGTGTACCAACTGTTTTATAACAGCATGTAAAACATTAAAATCAGTATTCTTTAGGaatcattaaattaaaaacttgaaaaagacTTTTGAGTTCATGGAGCATCAGTCTTCTCATTTTACACGTAAGAATATGGATACTGAGTAGAAGCCAGGGAGATAAGTATGCATGCCTTACACTTCCTGGAGCACTAAGTCCTATGGACAGATACCAAGGGTTATTTCAGATTTATAGGTATATCACCTAGGTTTGTTTGTAGCGATATGCATAAAGGAAATTGGtactgtggctttaactcaggatcACTTGTGCTTGCTTGACTTGCTTCCtttgctgacactctaccacttaaccactAGCCAGACTTTTTGCTAGCTTTTTTGGACATGGAACCTTGCAGATTTTTCCGCTTGTGCTGGCATCAAACTGCTCTCCTCTGGGTCTTAGccccttgagtaggtaggattacaggcatgagtcactggtgcccaactgattgatacttttgtttttgttttgtttttaatataaagtTAACCCAGCTGAGACCTAAGGaacacacttcaaagccagcttgggcaggaaaatcctgtgagactcatctccaattaatcaccaaaaacacagaagtgaagctgtgcctaaagtagtagaatgctagccttgagacaaaaaaaaaaaaaaagctcaaagacagtgcatatgctctgagttcaagccatagcacTGCCAATAATGAtggtgaggaagaggagaatCATGATCATGGTGAtgagattaaaattaaattaaaattaaaaagactagTAATGTGGCTTAAccacatctgcctagcaagctcaaagctTTGGATTCAAATCTCAGACTGGCCATTTCCAATAAACCAAGATCTCATTCAGGCACACAAGTACCAATACCACTGGGGTTATTTGATACCATTATACTATGACTTTAATCTCAGTTGCCATGAAATGATTCTTAATGGTTGATAAGAAAATCTaagcagagagaaaggaagaaaatatctaTAAGATTAAGTAAAATATTTCCTTGTATAAAACCAGCTTCTTTCATATTTCCAATGTGTTTTGAAATTCCAACTTCAAGATTTATTCCTTGATTTCTATAAAATGGTGGTTTTAAATTGCAAATATATTTGAAAGGGAAAACCTTAGACCAAAAGTGagtaatttttttctacaaaggGCCCAGATAGTATATGTTTTAAAAGCAAAGGCCTGTGCTACATaactacctttttaaaaattttatgggctggggatatggcctagtggcaagagtgcttacttcgtatacatgaggccctgagttcgattccccagcaccacatacacagaaaatggtcagaagtggcgctgtggctcaagtggcagagtgctagccttgagcagcaagaagaagccagggacagtgctcaggccctgagtccaagcccaggactggccccccaaaaaatttTAATAGTCCTTCAAAAATATAAAGATGAACCATAATCTGTCAATATCTGCATTAAACTAATGCACTATTGACATATAACTATAACTTTATCTTTCTCCTATTATAGTAAAGATAGCCAAAGGCTGAGAATTTTGAGATGGACTATACAAGATAAAAATATTACCAGTATTTGAAAACTTTCATATAACACTATTTTCATTACTTTACCTATATTAACTCATTTAGATTTTATGGTActgcaatttgaactcagggccttgtgctagctaggcaagcattcttccacttaaTCCATGTCCTGGCTCctatttgctttagttatttttcagacaggatctcaTCCTTTTGCCTGTGCTAGCCTTGGGCTACACTCCTCAGACCTATGCCTTCTGAACATTTGGGATTGCAGATATGCACCACCATTCCCTACTTGTTCTCTGAAATAGGGTGCTACCCTTACTAGGTGTTGGAAGAGGGTAGTAGGTGTCATTAATTTGTTAACCACAAAAGAGACAATGCAGGGCCACTTCACACAAAACAGGAAACCAGAAGCTGTGGGttcctgtcctccttcctccCAGAACTGTTCAGTGTATACTAGATCCCACTCTGACACTAGCCAAGACAGCCAAACCTGAAGGGTCAATATTACAGAGGGGCCTGCACAGCTTCATCTTAACTTTTACCTATGGTGCTTGACTTTTTCACCTGTGTACATCTCAGGCGTTGAAGATCTCACTCCCAGAGGCACAGTAGCTTCACAGGGGAGCTTTTTAAACATACTGAAGCCCAGCTATCCACCCCCAGGGATTCTGATTTAATTGTGACACGAGGCCCAAAACACattggtctctgtctctctctctctcttttataatACCCACCAGATGATTCAAATGGTtggctgaatttttaaaatattacaccTTGGAATGAGGAGGTGTTGCTTAATGTTAACCTTCTGCTTTGTTAAATCTCAACTCTGGGTTCTGGGGCCAGTTCTATTTATTCCCACCCAAGGAAAATTCAAAGATTCTTAGGCTATCAGCTCTGCACTCAAGGCTTACTCCCACTGTGGCCTGCACTCCTGATTCCAGTAATTACAGGTTGTTGTTCTTCATTACGATTAACTCCAAAGAAGCAAACATGGAATTGACTGCAAGTGTTTACCTCCATGCCCCTCCTCTTCTGTCTCCATGTTCAAACCATTTTAACAACATTGTCCTGCATCAACAGTATTACTTAGGGATAGGCATGTGTGGGAATTTATCTAACCCAACAGCTCCTTAGTCATGTTTTGTGTCAAACTGCCAAATATATCTCTTTATTTCATGACCCCATCTCGTGATTGTAACCCTGCTTTAGCATAAGACACGGTATCGGTGGTATATTTAAACCAACATAAAGGAAAACTACATTTTGGGGAAGTAGTGGCTCTGTCTTTAGCCCTGACTTTTtttctgattgctttttttttttaataggatctCCCTTCCTACCCACACATGTATCTGGGTTGATGTGCCTATGGTAGACTTCCCATGTAGCAACATGTGCCACTGCATGCAGATCCTCATTGAGAAAGATCTCTAGAATATTTCTGCCCTGAGTGGCCTCAAGCTGAGATTCTCTCAATCTTAGCCTTGCTCAGgtacctaggattacacacatagccagtggtgcccagcaaTGCtacctatttttgttttattttgttttattgccagtcctgggacttcaactcagggcctgagcactgtccctggcttctttttgctcaaggctagcactctactacttgagccacagtgccacttcctgctttttctatatatgtggtgctgaggaatcgaacccagggcttcatctatatgaggtaagcactttacctctaggccatattcccagtcctacatatttttaaaagtagaatttcaacatgaaaataaagaacaaagataGAAGTCTTAATAAACACTTTGAAATTCCTATGAAATATGTATTCTCTTGATTTtcttatgaaatattttcttcagaaaCCAACATACAATAATATAAGCATTATTGTAAatgcatttgttttctgtttggctCTTGTTTTCCATAGGTTGGTTctgccccctttcttttttttttaaacagtcgtTCACTTTCCTCTTCTCAGAACCTTTACACCATCTATAACCttggtttaaatggaaattctaCCCTAAGTAGAAACCAACATTTTGGAACTCAACCTACCCATAGATTGAAAACTATATGAATGTACATAGAACCATACTGGGCAATATACCTTAACTAAGAAATCCACTTTTCCAATGTTAGAGGGATATCCTCTAAGGATTTTCgaaggaaaaacataaagatTATTTTCATGGCATGTCTGTGGATAAGACTGATAACTTTCCAATCATTAATGAGATACAGGGAGTTATTATCTTCTTCAGCTCAGCAGAAACTGCTGTATATGATTTTCCCTACTGCCAAGGTGAGTTTCAAAACACAGCATCCCTTGTACTTAGTTATTAAGGTAATCTAAAGAAGTGATATTTATAATGCCTAGAAAACATATtgagaaataattttcaaatattttccttttttaaagataACTAGATAATGGGTGggtcatggctataatcctagctactccagaggctgatatctgagaatcacagttcaaagccagccctggcaggaaagtctgtgagattcttaactctgattaaccaggaaaaagacagaagtggagctgtgtctcaaggggtagagcatagCCTTGGACAACAGTACCCAGGCTGAGCATAGTAGTACACACTTGTCATCCAAGGTACCCAAGAGGCAAAAGCAATAGAATCATACTCCAAAGCATGAAACCCTACCtgagaaaaatgaactaaaattaaaggactgtgggcatggctcaagtggtaaagacaTGCTGACTTCAATCCCTAACTTCGatcccaaaataaaaataaaaagaatactctGAAATAGGTTCTTTTTTCCTGACAATAAATATAACCCTAAATTTGATTCTGTTCTCTATTTTGATTTGGCAATGTGATCATCTGGGAATGTTAGCAGAAgacaatttgaaaaaagaaaccaagtgtTTTAAAGCACATAATAAATTTTTTCTGTTGTGCAGGAAGAATGTGTTCCATATTACCTTTGAGAATGTCACAATCATGATTTGTGATCTGCGTGTATTTTTAGTACATATTTAAATTAACCATTGTGAATCAAGTATCCTAAGATCATTTAGTTAAGTGCCTGCATTATCTAAATCGCTACTTAAATTTCTTCTCTAGATATTTTACTCCCACAGTCTGAATTATTCATCTCACTAAACTTTCAAAACTGACAAAGCCAGTTGCTTTCGAGCTATTGTCAAAGCAAGTATCGGTTTAACAAatactttcttttattaaaagCTAAGGTAAAGAGCCATCATGTCCAAAAACAGATACTTGGAGCTTAAAATCTGTCAGACCATATGTTGTACAACTCCAAGATCCAGGAAACAAAGACATCTTTTTCCTGAGGGTATGTATTATTACAAACATTCTGGGGGATTATGTGCTCTCTCTTTTATATAAATGTACAATCGGGTAAACATCTTTAGAAGATAAATTGACATGAATTCCTGGGGATGGCAAAGGGAAAACATCAGTGAACAGGTGCCGATCTGATCTGTGTACATTCATGCTAATGTTGTGAGAATGTGTACAAAAATATGAATTTTCCTTTCCAGTAGATGTAAGATTTCTTTTAGGAAGTTACTTATCTTGCCTTGCATTGCAATTCAATGAAATAGCCATAAAACATAGGATTTGAGCCAGTCAAGATAGCATTAATGCATGATAGCACTAATCCTTTCTTCTGTATTAAAGTTTTAATGTTTCTGATATATATTACtttgttttaaatcttaaaaacacTTTTGCTGCTGATAGCTAAGTAACTTTTACAAGTATGGTAAACATTTtacaatattatatatgttaCAAATTCAACCATGCTCAGTGGGTCATTACAGTATTAGGCTATATTGTCACCCTGAAATCGTGTATATAGTACAGTGAAGTTGAGTTTAGAAGTTGAGTTTggggggctggaatgtggcctagtggtaaaagtgcttgcctcgtttacatgaagccctgggtttgattcctcagcaccacatatagaaaaagctggaagtggtgctgtggctcaaatggtacggtgctagccttgagcaaaaagaagccagggcagtgctcaggccctgag is a window of Perognathus longimembris pacificus isolate PPM17 chromosome 2, ASM2315922v1, whole genome shotgun sequence DNA encoding:
- the Mterf1 gene encoding LOW QUALITY PROTEIN: transcription termination factor 1, mitochondrial (The sequence of the model RefSeq protein was modified relative to this genomic sequence to represent the inferred CDS: deleted 1 base in 1 codon; substituted 4 bases at 4 genomic stop codons), translating into MASRNLCNMSSNILFASRCWMIQYSAEIFLKTASFRSFGMNCDNKEDEFLKNKDLLNNLLTIGVDIDKAKKRXPGVFSRVETDEQTLKMFLLSKGARKEVITIIISRYPXAITQTLESLSKLWELWRTIMTSDLEIVNILEHSPESFIQSNSNINLENNIKYLYSIGLTRNYLSRWLINVPSTFSNTVDLNKXMIEFLQEVSLSSGHNDSTDFFQKIISKNPFILIQSTKWVKGNIEFLQSTLNLDKEEVLLLIYGGGARILDLSNNYVKRNYTNIKENLFSLGYTNEEVWKFVLGYSDAIFLSDKRFNDKIDCLIEEKISISXVIKSAQVLDSSVSTLKSRIKELVHVGYNLSTSTILLSWSQKRYKAKLKKLGG